From Candidatus Pedobacter colombiensis, one genomic window encodes:
- the purL gene encoding phosphoribosylformylglycinamidine synthase yields the protein MIYFFLSPSNTVFALQIERNLFTTDITKLEWLFGGAKLQQEKTLTDFFVGPRAAMVTPWSTNAVEITQNMDIQDIIRIEEFQKVDENFAGFDPMLSQKYDQLDQDIYTINIQPEPILQITDIAAYNKQEGLSLSEEEVDYLNALSERLGRPLTDSEVFGFSQVNSEHCRHKIFNGKFVIDGVEQPTSLFKLIRKTSEENPNDIVSAYKDNVAFIKGPKIQQFAPKRADIPDYYALSDFESVISIKAETHNFPTTVEPFNGAATGSGGEIRDRLAGGQGSLPLAGTAVYMTALSRLEENRPWEKGVEERAWLYQTPMDILIKASNGATDFGNKFGQPLITGSVLTFEHEEDSRKLGFDKVIMLAGGVGYGKASQAQKHKPSTGDKIVILGGENYRIGMGGAAVSSADTGALGSGIELNAIQRSNPEMQKRAANAVRGMVESDHNSIISIHDHGAGGHLNCLSELVEEIGGKIDLDKLPVGDPTLSSKEIIGNESQERMGLVIGQKDIDTLQKIADRERSPMYTVGTVTGDHRFTFESATTGVKPMDLELKDMFGSSPKVIMDDKTIDRKYQPVVYDSNLLNEYLEQVLQLEAVASKDWLTNKVDRCVGGRVAKQQCAGPLQLPLNNCGVMALDFQGKEGIATSVGHAPLSALIDAAAGSRIAIAESLSNIVWAPLKDGLKSVSLSANWMWACKNEGEDARLYEAVKACSDFAISLGINIPTGKDSLSMKQKYKDGDVIAPGTVIISAGGNCDNITQVVEPVLQKNGGSIYYINLSNDTYKLGGSSFAQILNKIGNETPDVKDAAQFKNAFNTIQQLIKEEKIQAGHDIGSGGLITTLLELCFADRDLGANIDLSALGEQDNVKLLFSENIGIVFQADIAVEATLEANGIAYHKIGKVSNSATLTIKNGAEASLNFDIDHLRDVWFKTSYLLDKKQSGPVKAKERFDNYKNHILKYTFPTQFDGKKPAIDESKPRPKAAILREKGSNSERELANAMYLAGFDVKDVHMTDLISGRENLEDIKFIGAVGGFSNSDVLGSAKGWAGAFMYNEKARVALENFFNRPDTLSVGVCNGCQLFVELGLINKDHAEKPKMLHNESGKHESIFTSLTLQENNSVMLSTLAGSTLGVWVSHGEGRFQLPYAEDKYRIVAKYAYESYPASPNGSDYNTAMMCDESGRHLVMMPHIERSLFQWHWANYPQGRKDEVTPWMEAFVNARKWVEKNAK from the coding sequence ATGATTTATTTCTTCTTAAGCCCATCCAATACGGTTTTCGCTTTACAAATAGAACGAAACCTATTCACAACTGATATTACTAAACTAGAATGGCTGTTTGGCGGCGCAAAACTACAGCAAGAAAAAACATTAACTGATTTTTTTGTTGGCCCTCGCGCTGCAATGGTAACCCCATGGAGCACCAACGCTGTAGAGATTACTCAAAATATGGATATTCAGGACATTATCCGTATTGAGGAGTTTCAAAAAGTAGACGAGAATTTTGCAGGCTTCGATCCAATGCTTTCGCAAAAATACGATCAGCTTGATCAGGATATATATACCATAAATATACAGCCAGAACCTATCCTTCAAATTACTGACATTGCAGCTTACAACAAGCAGGAAGGTCTTTCATTAAGCGAGGAGGAAGTAGATTATTTAAACGCGCTGTCTGAAAGACTGGGCAGACCACTTACCGATTCAGAAGTATTCGGCTTCTCACAGGTTAACTCCGAGCATTGCCGTCATAAAATATTTAATGGTAAATTTGTGATCGATGGTGTAGAGCAACCTACATCATTATTTAAGCTGATCCGTAAGACTTCAGAAGAAAATCCTAATGATATTGTTTCTGCCTATAAAGACAATGTAGCCTTTATTAAAGGTCCAAAAATTCAGCAATTTGCGCCTAAACGTGCCGATATACCTGATTATTATGCTTTAAGTGATTTCGAATCTGTAATCTCTATCAAAGCGGAAACACATAATTTCCCAACAACAGTTGAACCTTTTAATGGTGCAGCGACCGGATCCGGTGGTGAGATCAGAGACAGGCTAGCTGGTGGACAGGGTTCTTTACCACTTGCGGGTACTGCAGTATACATGACTGCTTTATCAAGATTGGAAGAAAACCGTCCGTGGGAAAAAGGAGTTGAGGAAAGAGCCTGGTTATACCAGACTCCAATGGACATCCTGATCAAAGCATCTAACGGAGCTACTGACTTTGGAAATAAATTCGGACAACCACTGATCACAGGATCTGTGTTAACATTTGAGCATGAAGAAGATTCGCGCAAGTTAGGATTCGATAAAGTAATCATGCTTGCAGGTGGTGTAGGTTATGGAAAAGCTAGCCAGGCACAAAAACACAAACCTTCAACCGGCGACAAAATTGTTATCCTGGGTGGAGAAAATTATAGAATTGGGATGGGTGGTGCAGCAGTATCCTCTGCCGACACAGGTGCTCTAGGTTCCGGAATTGAATTAAATGCAATTCAACGTTCAAATCCTGAAATGCAAAAAAGAGCAGCCAATGCAGTGCGCGGTATGGTAGAGAGTGACCACAACAGCATTATATCTATACATGATCATGGTGCAGGTGGACACTTAAACTGTCTTTCGGAATTGGTTGAAGAAATCGGGGGGAAGATCGATCTGGATAAACTTCCTGTAGGAGACCCTACCCTATCATCAAAAGAAATCATTGGTAACGAATCACAAGAGCGTATGGGCTTAGTGATTGGTCAAAAAGATATAGATACCCTTCAAAAAATTGCAGATCGCGAGCGTTCTCCAATGTACACAGTAGGTACAGTAACAGGAGATCATCGTTTCACTTTCGAATCGGCAACAACAGGTGTTAAACCTATGGATCTAGAACTGAAAGACATGTTCGGCAGTTCTCCGAAGGTGATTATGGACGATAAAACCATAGACAGAAAATACCAGCCTGTTGTTTATGATTCGAACCTGTTGAACGAATACCTTGAACAAGTATTACAGTTGGAGGCAGTAGCTTCAAAAGACTGGTTAACAAATAAGGTTGACCGTTGTGTGGGTGGCCGTGTAGCCAAGCAACAATGTGCCGGCCCCTTACAATTGCCACTAAACAACTGTGGTGTAATGGCTTTGGATTTCCAAGGAAAAGAAGGCATAGCTACATCTGTAGGCCACGCTCCTCTCTCAGCCTTGATTGATGCTGCCGCAGGTAGCCGCATTGCCATTGCAGAATCACTTTCAAACATTGTATGGGCACCATTAAAAGATGGACTGAAAAGTGTATCACTTTCGGCCAACTGGATGTGGGCTTGTAAAAATGAAGGTGAAGATGCAAGGTTATATGAAGCTGTAAAAGCATGTTCTGATTTTGCAATCAGTCTTGGAATCAATATTCCAACAGGAAAAGATTCCCTGTCAATGAAGCAGAAATACAAAGATGGCGATGTAATTGCACCAGGTACAGTGATAATCTCTGCAGGTGGTAACTGCGATAATATTACTCAGGTTGTTGAACCGGTATTACAAAAAAATGGAGGGTCAATTTATTACATCAACCTTTCTAATGACACTTACAAATTGGGTGGTTCTTCATTCGCTCAAATTTTAAATAAAATTGGCAACGAAACACCTGATGTAAAAGATGCAGCTCAATTTAAAAATGCATTTAATACTATTCAGCAGTTAATTAAAGAAGAAAAAATACAAGCTGGACATGATATAGGCAGCGGGGGTTTAATCACAACCCTCCTGGAGCTTTGCTTTGCAGATCGTGATCTGGGTGCAAATATCGACCTATCCGCTTTAGGCGAGCAGGATAATGTTAAATTACTTTTCTCAGAAAATATCGGTATCGTATTCCAGGCTGATATAGCGGTTGAAGCTACGCTTGAAGCAAATGGAATTGCTTACCATAAAATCGGAAAAGTTAGCAACTCAGCTACACTGACCATTAAAAATGGCGCTGAAGCTTCATTAAACTTCGACATTGATCACTTACGTGATGTATGGTTTAAAACCTCTTATCTATTAGATAAAAAACAAAGTGGACCGGTTAAAGCTAAAGAGCGTTTTGACAACTACAAAAACCATATATTAAAATACACCTTCCCTACCCAGTTTGACGGAAAGAAACCTGCTATTGACGAAAGCAAACCTCGCCCTAAAGCTGCCATCCTTCGCGAAAAAGGAAGTAACTCTGAACGCGAATTGGCTAATGCCATGTATCTGGCAGGATTTGACGTTAAAGATGTACACATGACCGACTTGATCTCGGGAAGGGAAAACCTTGAAGACATCAAGTTTATTGGTGCTGTAGGTGGTTTCTCTAACTCTGACGTTTTAGGATCTGCCAAAGGTTGGGCTGGTGCTTTCATGTACAACGAAAAAGCCAGGGTAGCATTAGAGAATTTCTTTAACCGTCCAGATACCCTATCTGTAGGCGTTTGTAATGGATGCCAACTTTTTGTAGAGCTTGGACTGATCAATAAAGATCATGCTGAGAAACCAAAAATGTTACATAATGAGAGTGGTAAACACGAAAGTATCTTTACCTCATTAACCCTACAAGAAAACAATTCAGTAATGCTTTCTACATTAGCCGGCAGTACACTGGGCGTATGGGTTTCACATGGTGAAGGTCGTTTCCAATTGCCTTATGCAGAAGACAAATATCGTATCGTGGCTAAATATGCTTATGAAAGCTATCCGGCTAGTCCAAATGGGTCTGATTACAATACTGCCATGATGTGTGATGAGTCTGGTCGCCACCTGGTGATGATGCCGCACATTGAGCGTTCATTATTCCAATGGCATTGGGCTAATTATCCACAAGGCCGTAAAGATGAGGTAACTCCATGGATGGAAGCATTTGTAAATGCCCGTAAGTGGGTAGAAAAGAATGCCAAATAA
- a CDS encoding glycoside hydrolase family protein, producing the protein MHKFLMAVLLFVSSNFSLNSNAQTIESSIKPANKNTGFKMEGYILWCPTVIKVGSTYHMFASRWPEQYGLGGWTTHSEIVRATSKDLLGPYTFQEVVIQKREAFWDNDRAHNPKIVKAGNKYVLYYISSANETGYASSSSIEGPWTRIDQLAMPFSNPAPLVKSDGSIYVFGRKSINNIRVAQAYTAPAFNAKYTLLNGGNNLLPDSCQLEDPTIWWASGQYNVILSDFRGKATGMDKGGAQYASKDGINYKLVSKTPVYTKKVLYDDGSSQTFRRRERPFVYVNEKAQVTAFFTSCLTQTPDGKEKSWIVAQDVANYVP; encoded by the coding sequence ATGCATAAATTCCTAATGGCCGTCCTGCTTTTTGTAAGCAGCAATTTTAGTTTAAATTCCAATGCTCAAACCATTGAATCTTCAATAAAACCGGCAAATAAAAACACTGGTTTTAAAATGGAGGGCTACATCCTTTGGTGTCCTACTGTTATTAAAGTTGGCAGCACCTACCATATGTTTGCCTCACGTTGGCCGGAACAATATGGACTGGGTGGATGGACGACACATTCTGAAATTGTGCGTGCAACCTCGAAGGATCTACTTGGCCCCTATACTTTTCAGGAAGTAGTGATCCAAAAAAGAGAAGCTTTTTGGGATAACGACCGTGCACACAATCCTAAAATAGTAAAAGCAGGTAATAAATATGTTTTATACTATATCTCTTCAGCCAATGAAACCGGATACGCCTCGTCATCTTCCATTGAAGGACCATGGACAAGAATAGATCAATTGGCTATGCCATTTTCTAATCCTGCACCTCTGGTTAAAAGTGATGGAAGCATTTACGTATTTGGCAGAAAATCAATCAACAATATCCGTGTAGCTCAAGCTTATACCGCTCCCGCTTTTAATGCAAAATATACGTTGTTAAATGGCGGAAACAATTTATTACCCGATTCCTGTCAGCTAGAAGACCCTACAATATGGTGGGCATCCGGACAATACAATGTCATCCTGAGTGACTTTAGAGGAAAAGCTACAGGAATGGATAAAGGTGGTGCACAATATGCTTCAAAAGATGGGATAAATTATAAGCTCGTTTCAAAAACACCTGTCTATACTAAAAAGGTGCTTTATGATGATGGAAGCTCGCAAACTTTTAGAAGAAGGGAGCGTCCTTTTGTATATGTAAATGAAAAAGCTCAGGTTACTGCATTTTTCACATCCTGCCTTACCCAGACTCCAGATGGCAAGGAAAAATCGTGGATTGTTGCTCAGGATGTGGCAAATTATGTACCTTAA
- a CDS encoding DUF2807 domain-containing protein — protein sequence MKSLVTILLGSLLFSQANGIHAALPSTINKTVQTSDEREVKNFTGVVAGGPIEVIIKLGDKESLRFEGDKEAIATLVGEVKSNILIIRPQNSWTSWARKYENKKIIAYVTAKQISSLTMSGNGSITVSGTIKAAEFATTLSGSGTIKANIEADKITGVISGSGTANITGKADVASVTLSGPGTFGNKTLSVNELSARISGKGTINITAHTKIKAFISGSGHIYYSGDAEVKETTLGAGGVSKK from the coding sequence ATGAAATCATTAGTCACCATCCTCCTTGGATCATTATTATTTTCGCAGGCCAACGGCATACATGCGGCACTGCCTTCTACCATAAATAAAACTGTACAAACTTCTGATGAACGAGAAGTCAAAAACTTTACCGGTGTAGTAGCTGGTGGCCCCATTGAGGTCATTATTAAACTTGGTGATAAAGAAAGCTTAAGATTTGAAGGTGATAAAGAGGCTATTGCAACTTTAGTTGGCGAAGTAAAAAGTAATATCCTGATCATCAGGCCACAAAACAGCTGGACCAGTTGGGCGAGAAAATACGAAAATAAAAAAATCATTGCTTACGTTACAGCTAAACAGATCAGCAGCTTAACCATGAGTGGTAATGGTAGCATTACCGTATCAGGTACAATTAAAGCCGCAGAATTTGCAACCACCCTAAGCGGATCAGGTACAATTAAGGCAAACATAGAGGCAGATAAGATTACGGGAGTAATTAGTGGTTCCGGAACAGCAAACATTACAGGCAAAGCCGATGTTGCCAGTGTTACACTTAGTGGCCCTGGTACCTTTGGTAATAAAACACTTTCGGTAAATGAACTTTCAGCAAGAATAAGTGGAAAAGGCACGATTAACATTACTGCCCACACTAAAATAAAAGCATTTATTAGTGGATCAGGACATATCTATTATAGTGGTGACGCTGAAGTTAAAGAAACAACTCTTGGGGCGGGTGGAGTAAGCAAGAAATAA
- a CDS encoding DUF2339 domain-containing protein, which translates to MFLETIVFILVVVILIIVLQLKKNVAEKLDFLYLKIEQLSGQLVEKNVTIVEKPIVEKPAKQTVQQEAKKSFIPDTPKEKIKAEPIVIFEAEKTIIEEKNTATIGTEHLSPPPIKTSSFSERNPDLEKFIGENLFNKIGIVILVLGMGFFLKYAIDKDWINEVGRLSIGFICGGLLIGLAHRLRKSFSTFSSVLVGGGVAILYFTVTIGFQEYHLFSQTLAFILTILTTAFTVLLSLNYDRKELALFAILGGFGAPFMVSTGEGNYIVLFTYLLTLNIGMLVLAYYKKWAIINIVCYAFTIILFGGWLTTKLLITDEKTPPYMGALIFATLFYLVFLLMNIVNNIKEKTEFNALEIGILLSNTFLYYTAGMLILSHTGGGNYQGLFTALIGVINLIFAYTLYKNDKIDRNLIYLLIGLVLTFISLAAPVQLKGNHITLFWAAESVLLLWLSQKSGITLIKQSSVIVLVLLTISLVMDWQQIYRSGLNHANNHLSPLVNKGFITGIMVVIALILYSKLLKSEIKSILFREIKISRTILAIAGVIIAYLVFALELNYQAYYYFPLTRILALGCYSYLFISILLIAIRNEEKEEFKYIVGALTAICLLCYPLIFNPETIFLRNSYLQLHTSSLNNYLFHYLLVVLMAFSLYTLYRNEKRINSPVGLAALQWFIAFIVLYVASAELDHSLVMSQYAKDKSISDILDNSHKIGFAILWGCFAFICIYIGMRFKSKNIRIVSITIFAITLLKLFIFDLRGLSEGGKIAAFISLGILLLVISFMYQRLKNLLLASDKKKNE; encoded by the coding sequence ATGTTTTTAGAAACAATTGTATTTATTCTCGTCGTTGTAATTCTAATTATTGTACTCCAATTAAAAAAGAATGTAGCTGAGAAACTTGATTTTTTATACCTTAAAATTGAACAACTGTCCGGTCAACTGGTCGAAAAAAATGTTACCATTGTTGAAAAGCCTATTGTAGAAAAACCTGCAAAACAAACCGTTCAACAAGAAGCGAAAAAATCTTTCATCCCAGATACACCGAAAGAAAAAATCAAAGCAGAACCAATTGTAATCTTTGAAGCAGAAAAAACTATCATTGAAGAAAAGAACACTGCAACTATTGGGACTGAACATTTGTCCCCTCCTCCAATTAAAACTTCTTCTTTCAGCGAGCGAAACCCCGATCTGGAAAAATTTATAGGAGAGAACTTATTTAATAAAATAGGAATTGTAATTCTGGTCCTGGGCATGGGGTTCTTCCTGAAATACGCGATCGATAAAGACTGGATCAATGAGGTAGGCCGCCTAAGTATCGGTTTCATTTGTGGTGGTCTTTTAATTGGACTTGCCCATAGGCTCCGCAAATCATTTTCGACTTTCAGTTCTGTACTGGTGGGCGGTGGTGTAGCCATATTATACTTTACAGTGACCATAGGCTTTCAGGAATATCACTTGTTTAGTCAAACACTAGCCTTTATCCTTACCATACTTACAACAGCATTTACCGTATTGCTGTCCCTCAACTACGACCGTAAAGAACTTGCGCTTTTTGCCATCCTTGGTGGCTTTGGCGCCCCCTTTATGGTGAGTACAGGTGAGGGCAATTATATTGTACTTTTCACCTACCTATTGACATTAAATATTGGAATGCTGGTATTGGCATATTATAAAAAGTGGGCAATCATAAATATTGTTTGCTATGCATTTACCATTATACTGTTTGGAGGTTGGTTAACTACCAAACTATTAATTACCGACGAGAAAACACCGCCATATATGGGTGCTTTAATATTTGCAACCTTATTTTATCTGGTGTTCCTACTGATGAACATCGTCAACAACATTAAAGAAAAAACAGAATTCAATGCATTAGAAATTGGAATATTACTTAGTAATACTTTTTTGTATTATACTGCCGGAATGTTGATTCTAAGCCATACCGGTGGAGGTAACTACCAGGGGCTATTCACCGCATTGATAGGTGTGATTAATCTGATCTTTGCATACACCTTATATAAAAATGATAAAATAGACAGGAACCTCATTTATTTACTAATTGGCCTGGTACTTACCTTTATCAGTTTGGCCGCTCCGGTACAGCTTAAAGGAAACCATATTACTTTGTTCTGGGCTGCCGAAAGTGTACTACTGTTGTGGCTATCGCAAAAATCCGGAATTACCCTCATCAAACAGTCATCAGTAATTGTACTGGTATTATTGACAATCAGCCTAGTAATGGACTGGCAGCAGATTTACAGAAGTGGTTTAAACCACGCAAACAATCACCTCAGCCCTTTGGTAAACAAAGGATTTATAACCGGCATCATGGTAGTCATCGCATTGATATTGTATTCAAAATTGCTTAAATCCGAAATCAAATCTATTCTATTTCGAGAAATTAAAATATCAAGAACTATCCTGGCTATTGCCGGAGTTATTATTGCCTACCTTGTCTTTGCCCTTGAATTAAATTATCAGGCATACTATTATTTCCCGCTAACAAGGATACTTGCTCTGGGTTGTTATAGTTATCTGTTTATCTCCATCCTGCTGATTGCTATACGCAACGAAGAAAAAGAAGAGTTTAAATATATTGTTGGAGCGCTAACCGCAATTTGCTTGTTGTGCTATCCCCTAATTTTTAATCCGGAAACCATCTTTTTAAGAAACAGTTACCTCCAGCTCCATACAAGCAGCCTAAACAATTACCTTTTCCATTACCTTCTGGTAGTTTTAATGGCATTCAGCCTCTATACATTATATAGGAATGAAAAACGCATAAACTCTCCGGTAGGCTTAGCAGCTTTACAGTGGTTTATCGCCTTTATTGTACTTTATGTAGCCAGTGCCGAGCTGGATCATTCTCTGGTGATGTCGCAATATGCAAAAGATAAATCCATAAGTGATATTCTCGACAATAGCCATAAAATCGGGTTTGCCATTTTATGGGGCTGTTTTGCTTTCATATGTATATATATAGGTATGCGATTTAAATCGAAAAATATTCGTATCGTCTCTATCACCATTTTTGCCATTACTTTACTTAAACTCTTCATCTTTGATTTAAGAGGCTTATCAGAGGGCGGCAAAATTGCGGCCTTTATATCATTGGGAATACTACTATTGGTTATCTCATTCATGTATCAACGTTTAAAAAACCTGTTATTAGCTAGCGACAAGAAAAAAAATGAGTAA
- a CDS encoding glutamine synthetase III has product MKSLRTIALKEAQTRISPEIKSPSTKISEFFGVNVFDKKKMKDYLSKEVFQKLISSIDQGELINHEDANHIATAMKSWAMSKGATHYTHWFQPLTGTTAEKHDSFFEPSSDGAIEVFAGSALVQQEPDASSFPNGGIRNTFEARGYTAWDPSSPAFIMERKAGKTLCIPTVFVAYTGEALDYKAPLLKALSAMDKAAVDVCQYFDKSITKVNASLGIEQEYFLVDLSLYNARPDLALTGRTLFGHMSAKGQQLEDHYFGSIPERVFTYMVDFENEALKLGIPLKTRHNEVAPSQFECAPIYEEINLAIDHNQLLMDLMEKVALRHNFKVLLHEKPYAGINGSGKHNNWSLITDTGKNLLSPGKTPKNNLMFLTFFVNTIKAVHEHADLLRASIASVSNDHRLGANEAPPAIISIFLGSQLDEILDEIESSRSIIKKVKNEDSLWLGIPKIPQISFDTTDRNRTSPFAFTGNKFELRAVGSSENSSAPMTVLNAIVAEQLIKFKVEVDKLIKKGEKKDVALLTVLKRYIKESKDIRFEGNGYSDEWAAEAEKRGLSNIKTTPKALDAYVSEKSTELFTKLNIFSARELHARHEILLESYFKKLQIEARVMGEVTNSMIIPAAIAYQNTLIENAKGLKDLGLSGDALATPLTIINKLSEHLNVVKTSIDAMLEQRKKVNTIEDSRDKAIAYDEKVKSHFDTIRYHTDKLEQIVDDSVWPLPKFRELLFLK; this is encoded by the coding sequence ATGAAAAGCTTAAGAACAATTGCATTAAAAGAGGCACAAACAAGAATTTCACCAGAGATAAAGTCTCCTTCGACTAAAATTTCTGAGTTTTTTGGCGTGAATGTTTTCGATAAGAAAAAGATGAAAGACTACTTATCAAAAGAAGTATTTCAGAAACTTATTTCATCAATTGACCAAGGTGAATTAATTAACCACGAAGACGCCAATCACATCGCAACAGCCATGAAAAGCTGGGCAATGAGCAAGGGAGCTACACATTATACGCACTGGTTTCAACCATTAACAGGTACAACTGCTGAAAAACATGATTCTTTTTTTGAGCCAAGCAGCGATGGTGCAATTGAGGTGTTTGCCGGTAGTGCATTAGTTCAACAAGAACCGGATGCTTCAAGTTTCCCTAATGGTGGTATCCGTAACACTTTCGAAGCCCGTGGTTATACTGCATGGGACCCTTCTTCTCCAGCTTTCATTATGGAAAGAAAAGCCGGTAAAACGCTTTGTATTCCAACCGTATTTGTTGCTTACACCGGCGAAGCCTTAGATTATAAAGCACCTTTATTAAAAGCACTTTCTGCTATGGATAAAGCCGCTGTTGATGTTTGCCAGTATTTTGATAAAAGCATCACAAAAGTTAATGCATCATTAGGTATCGAGCAGGAATATTTCCTGGTTGACCTTTCACTATACAATGCACGTCCGGATTTAGCTTTAACCGGCCGTACATTATTCGGACATATGTCTGCAAAAGGACAACAATTAGAAGATCACTATTTCGGGTCTATTCCTGAGCGTGTATTTACTTACATGGTTGACTTCGAAAATGAAGCATTGAAACTGGGTATTCCTTTGAAAACCCGTCACAATGAGGTTGCTCCTTCTCAATTTGAGTGTGCACCAATTTATGAAGAAATTAACCTTGCCATTGACCATAACCAATTGTTAATGGACTTAATGGAAAAAGTTGCTTTAAGACATAACTTTAAAGTGCTTTTACATGAGAAACCTTATGCAGGTATTAACGGATCAGGTAAACACAATAACTGGTCGTTAATTACTGATACTGGCAAAAACTTATTGTCGCCAGGTAAAACGCCTAAAAACAATCTGATGTTCTTAACGTTCTTCGTTAACACCATCAAAGCGGTACATGAGCATGCAGATTTATTAAGAGCAAGTATTGCTTCGGTAAGCAACGATCACCGGTTAGGTGCTAATGAAGCTCCTCCAGCAATTATTTCGATCTTCCTTGGTTCTCAATTAGATGAAATCCTTGACGAAATCGAATCTTCAAGAAGCATTATCAAGAAAGTAAAAAATGAAGATTCTTTATGGTTAGGTATCCCTAAAATCCCTCAGATTTCTTTTGATACGACTGACCGTAACCGTACTTCACCATTTGCCTTTACAGGAAATAAATTTGAATTAAGAGCAGTTGGTTCTTCTGAAAATTCCTCAGCACCAATGACAGTTTTAAATGCTATCGTTGCAGAGCAATTGATCAAGTTCAAAGTTGAAGTAGACAAATTGATCAAAAAAGGGGAGAAAAAAGATGTTGCTCTATTAACTGTATTAAAAAGATATATCAAAGAATCTAAAGATATTCGTTTTGAAGGTAATGGTTACAGCGATGAGTGGGCTGCTGAAGCTGAAAAACGTGGTCTATCAAACATCAAAACTACACCTAAAGCTTTAGATGCTTACGTTAGCGAAAAATCTACTGAGTTATTTACTAAACTAAATATCTTTAGTGCACGTGAATTACACGCTCGTCACGAAATCTTGTTAGAAAGCTATTTCAAAAAACTCCAAATCGAAGCCAGAGTAATGGGTGAAGTTACCAACAGCATGATCATTCCTGCTGCTATTGCTTACCAAAATACGTTAATTGAAAATGCTAAAGGATTAAAAGATCTTGGTCTTTCTGGTGACGCTTTGGCTACTCCGTTAACGATCATTAACAAATTATCTGAGCACTTAAATGTTGTTAAAACCAGCATTGATGCAATGCTGGAGCAACGTAAAAAAGTAAATACGATCGAGGATAGCCGTGATAAAGCAATTGCTTACGATGAGAAAGTTAAATCACACTTCGATACGATCCGTTACCACACAGATAAATTAGAGCAAATTGTCGACGACAGTGTATGGCCTCTACCTAAATTCAGAGAGTTATTGTTTTTAAAATAA